In one Umezawaea sp. Da 62-37 genomic region, the following are encoded:
- a CDS encoding alpha/beta fold hydrolase yields MAKDVSGQAVDVLRTVVTAGGVRGVAVEAAWLAAHAVLYPWGAVAQQLRPKEQFRHYRTDLLPPRQRGLVVSAMDAAGTPIVLVHGIGDNRSAFAVLSGALRRRGFGVVHAVNYSVLTALTGDVRRSAALLGEHIERICEQTGADRVHVVGHSLGGLIARYYVQRLHGDARVRTLVTLGTPHGGTLTAYLLPTPLTRQLRPGSDLLVELAEVGRPCRTRFVVVWSAIDQVIVPQRNARLSHPGLLVEEHEIRDSGHLSLPVDTRTLHAVVTAITRSDDSTSHHVTPGREGVSGPGMTERHSARP; encoded by the coding sequence GTGGCGAAGGATGTTTCGGGGCAGGCCGTTGATGTGTTGCGGACTGTGGTTACCGCAGGTGGGGTGCGTGGGGTCGCGGTGGAGGCGGCCTGGTTGGCGGCGCATGCGGTGTTGTACCCGTGGGGTGCGGTGGCGCAGCAGTTGAGGCCCAAAGAGCAGTTTCGGCATTACCGGACTGATCTTCTGCCGCCCCGGCAGCGGGGGCTGGTGGTTTCGGCGATGGACGCGGCGGGTACTCCGATCGTGCTTGTTCATGGAATCGGGGACAACCGGTCCGCTTTCGCAGTGCTGTCGGGGGCGCTGCGGAGGCGCGGGTTCGGGGTTGTGCACGCGGTGAACTACAGCGTGCTGACCGCGTTGACCGGCGATGTTCGACGTTCGGCCGCGTTGCTCGGGGAGCACATCGAGCGGATCTGCGAGCAGACCGGGGCGGACCGGGTGCACGTGGTCGGGCATTCGTTGGGCGGGTTGATCGCGCGTTATTACGTGCAGCGCCTACACGGGGACGCGCGGGTGCGCACGTTGGTGACGCTTGGCACGCCGCATGGCGGCACGCTGACGGCGTACCTCCTGCCGACACCGCTGACCCGCCAACTGCGGCCGGGATCCGATCTGCTGGTCGAGTTGGCCGAGGTCGGTAGGCCGTGCCGGACGCGGTTCGTGGTGGTGTGGAGCGCGATCGACCAGGTCATCGTGCCGCAGCGCAACGCGCGGCTGTCACATCCAGGGTTGCTCGTCGAAGAGCACGAAATACGTGATTCGGGCCACTTGTCCCTTCCGGTCGATACGCGCACTTTGCATGCGGTCGTCACGGCGATCACTCGATCGGATGACAGCACGTCGCACCACGTCACGCCTGGACGTGAGGGGGTTTCCGGTCCCGGTATGACGGAGCGTCACAGCGCACGTCCATAG
- a CDS encoding M23 family metallopeptidase: protein MSAHRLPPPPSALRGRIVIAAVAVGAFAAAGAGQTLQAVGAGSSTEADEVTPLASASEGAAAFGVGGNSGPAAPQVLSVAKLVDPSAEAGKLAKSQRITEEREAAEAEAKRPKVVRPAPGVFTSGYGGRWGEMHYGIDIAGPIGDPIYAAADGVVIEAGPASGFGLWVKVEHSDGTVTVYGHMDTFSVQKGQQVAAGEQIARVGNRGFSTGPHLHFEVWNPSGMKINPLPWLNERGVTL, encoded by the coding sequence GTGAGCGCTCACCGCCTGCCGCCACCACCGTCCGCCCTGCGCGGACGAATCGTGATCGCCGCAGTCGCGGTCGGCGCGTTCGCCGCCGCTGGCGCAGGTCAGACGCTGCAAGCCGTCGGCGCTGGTTCTTCGACCGAAGCCGACGAGGTCACGCCGCTGGCGAGCGCCTCCGAAGGTGCCGCCGCGTTCGGCGTGGGCGGCAACTCCGGCCCCGCCGCACCGCAGGTCCTCTCGGTCGCGAAGCTCGTCGACCCCTCCGCGGAAGCCGGCAAGCTCGCCAAGAGCCAACGGATCACCGAGGAGCGCGAGGCCGCCGAGGCCGAGGCGAAGCGACCCAAGGTCGTCCGCCCCGCACCCGGCGTGTTCACCTCCGGCTACGGCGGCCGTTGGGGCGAGATGCACTACGGCATCGACATCGCGGGCCCGATCGGCGACCCGATCTACGCGGCCGCCGACGGCGTCGTGATCGAAGCGGGCCCCGCCAGCGGTTTCGGGCTCTGGGTCAAGGTCGAGCACTCCGACGGCACCGTGACCGTCTACGGCCACATGGACACCTTCTCGGTGCAGAAGGGCCAGCAGGTCGCCGCGGGCGAGCAGATCGCCCGAGTCGGCAACCGCGGCTTCTCCACCGGCCCCCACCTGCACTTCGAGGTGTGGAACCCGAGCGGGATGAAGATCAACCCGCTGCCGTGGCTGAACGAGCGCGGCGTCACCCTCTAG
- a CDS encoding DUF6350 family protein, whose protein sequence is MLQPSTHGGTDVRPPEFSRSERARVLVMTAAGSVVIGYAAVAALLALIAATATHAAFSTTGVLTAAAPGWLVAHHVPLRFEGSAQLGVLPLLPTALLMLLAGRAAAGAADRLGLYEPLQARGVVFCIAGAHAITGGTIALLMGNGPVRATPAVAFFGCAAVSGVAATIGVAQRCGLVEVLIDRIDPVARRGMRAGLLALFVLAGVGALLVALGLVFSWSTTSGLFAGASPTFGVGLGMWLLCLGYLPNAVIGAMSYVVGAGFSIGDVSMTPTRFSGGPVPAVPLLAALPEKQMAFLPALLLLPLLLGGLVGWYCRKISDRPSTRLRAVLVAAVTVAVVALVLAATAGGALGAGVFNPVTVPAGLLVVLVLGWIVVPGSFVAWFAGARPKRVPAAEAPAIERIPAEEDVEAGYDDVEYEDDVDDEYEEDYEDVDEELALEDELAEEFEEDEYDDLLDDPADDPADDADDLTGDDPADDPADGLDEDVADDDLDAEAEARLEAELAGGVGGVPEDDGSPEPDLKGKAD, encoded by the coding sequence GTGCTGCAACCCTCCACGCACGGCGGAACCGACGTGCGGCCCCCCGAGTTCTCCCGTTCGGAACGAGCGCGGGTCCTGGTGATGACCGCCGCGGGTTCCGTGGTGATCGGGTACGCCGCCGTCGCCGCCCTGCTGGCCCTGATCGCCGCGACGGCCACGCACGCCGCGTTCTCCACGACCGGTGTCCTGACCGCGGCCGCCCCCGGCTGGCTGGTGGCGCACCACGTGCCGCTGCGGTTCGAGGGCTCCGCCCAACTGGGTGTGCTGCCGCTGCTGCCCACGGCGCTGCTGATGCTGCTGGCGGGCCGCGCGGCGGCCGGTGCGGCGGATCGGCTCGGGCTGTACGAACCGCTCCAGGCGCGTGGCGTGGTGTTCTGCATCGCGGGCGCGCACGCCATCACGGGCGGGACGATCGCGTTGCTGATGGGGAACGGTCCGGTGCGCGCGACGCCCGCCGTGGCGTTCTTCGGCTGCGCGGCGGTGTCCGGGGTGGCGGCCACGATCGGGGTCGCGCAGCGGTGCGGGCTGGTCGAGGTGCTGATCGACCGGATCGACCCGGTGGCGCGCCGCGGGATGCGGGCGGGGCTGCTGGCGCTGTTCGTGCTGGCCGGTGTGGGCGCGCTGCTGGTGGCGCTGGGCCTGGTGTTCTCCTGGTCGACGACGAGCGGCCTGTTCGCCGGCGCGAGCCCGACGTTCGGCGTCGGCCTCGGCATGTGGCTGCTGTGCCTGGGCTACCTGCCGAACGCGGTGATCGGCGCCATGTCCTACGTCGTGGGCGCGGGCTTCTCGATCGGCGACGTGTCGATGACGCCGACGCGCTTCTCCGGCGGCCCGGTCCCCGCCGTGCCGCTGCTGGCCGCGCTGCCCGAGAAGCAGATGGCGTTCCTGCCCGCGCTGCTCCTGCTGCCGCTGCTGCTAGGCGGGCTGGTGGGCTGGTACTGCCGCAAGATCTCCGACCGCCCGTCGACCCGGCTGCGCGCGGTGCTCGTCGCCGCGGTGACGGTCGCGGTCGTGGCGCTGGTGCTCGCCGCGACGGCGGGCGGCGCGCTGGGCGCGGGCGTGTTCAACCCGGTCACGGTGCCCGCGGGCCTGCTCGTCGTGCTCGTGCTGGGCTGGATCGTGGTGCCGGGGTCGTTCGTCGCCTGGTTCGCCGGTGCCCGCCCGAAGCGCGTGCCCGCCGCCGAGGCCCCCGCGATCGAGCGGATCCCGGCCGAGGAGGACGTGGAGGCCGGGTACGACGACGTGGAGTACGAGGACGACGTCGACGACGAGTACGAAGAGGACTACGAGGACGTCGACGAGGAGCTGGCGCTCGAGGACGAGCTGGCGGAGGAGTTCGAGGAGGACGAGTACGACGACCTCCTCGACGATCCCGCCGACGATCCCGCCGACGACGCCGACGACCTGACTGGAGACGACCCGGCCGACGACCCGGCCGACGGCCTCGACGAGGACGTCGCTGATGACGACCTCGACGCGGAGGCCGAGGCGCGGTTGGAGGCCGAGCTCGCGGGCGGGGTCGGCGGGGTGCCCGAGGACGACGGGTCCCCGGAACCGGACCTGAAGGGCAAGGCCGACTAG
- the sucC gene encoding ADP-forming succinate--CoA ligase subunit beta, whose protein sequence is MDLYEYQAKDLFAAHNVPVLPGDVASTPAEAKALAEKYGTTVVVKAQVKTGGRGKAGGVKLAETPAEAEAKAEAILGLDIKGHIVHRVLVTTASDIAEEYYFSFLLDRSNRTFLAMASVEGGVEIEEVAATNPDALAKIAIDAIKGVDLAKAQEIVAAAKFPAEVADQVADVIVKLWETFVSEDATLVEVNPLVRDPEGKIVALDGKVTIDENAAFRHPEHAALVDEKTEDPLEAKAKAKGLNYVKLDGQVGIIGNGAGLVMSTLDVVAYAGEKHKGVKPANFLDIGGGASAEVMSNGLDIILNDPDVRSVFVNVFGGITACDAVANGIVQALEIIGDAATKPLVVRLDGNNVEEGRRILAERNHPLVTVVDTMDNAADKAAELAAAGV, encoded by the coding sequence GTGGACCTGTACGAGTACCAGGCGAAGGATCTCTTCGCCGCCCACAACGTTCCGGTACTTCCGGGCGATGTGGCCAGCACCCCTGCCGAAGCCAAGGCGCTCGCCGAGAAGTACGGCACGACCGTCGTGGTGAAGGCCCAGGTCAAGACGGGCGGCCGCGGCAAGGCCGGTGGCGTGAAGCTCGCCGAGACCCCCGCCGAGGCCGAGGCAAAGGCCGAGGCCATCCTCGGTCTCGACATCAAGGGGCACATCGTCCACCGCGTGCTGGTGACGACCGCCTCGGACATCGCGGAGGAGTACTACTTCTCCTTCCTGCTCGACCGCTCCAACCGCACCTTCCTCGCCATGGCCTCGGTCGAGGGCGGCGTGGAGATCGAAGAGGTCGCGGCCACCAACCCCGACGCGCTGGCCAAGATCGCCATCGACGCCATCAAGGGCGTCGACCTGGCGAAGGCCCAGGAGATCGTCGCGGCCGCGAAGTTCCCGGCCGAGGTCGCCGACCAGGTCGCCGACGTCATCGTGAAGCTCTGGGAGACCTTCGTCTCCGAGGACGCCACGCTGGTCGAGGTCAACCCGCTCGTGCGCGACCCCGAAGGCAAGATCGTTGCCCTCGACGGCAAGGTCACCATCGACGAGAACGCCGCGTTCCGGCACCCGGAGCACGCCGCGCTGGTCGACGAGAAGACCGAGGACCCGCTCGAGGCGAAGGCCAAGGCCAAGGGCCTCAACTACGTGAAGCTCGACGGCCAGGTCGGCATCATCGGCAACGGCGCGGGCCTCGTGATGTCCACTCTGGACGTCGTCGCGTACGCCGGTGAGAAGCACAAGGGCGTCAAGCCCGCGAACTTCCTCGACATCGGCGGCGGCGCGTCCGCCGAGGTCATGTCGAACGGTCTCGACATCATCCTGAACGACCCGGACGTGCGCAGCGTCTTCGTGAACGTCTTCGGCGGCATCACCGCCTGCGACGCGGTCGCGAACGGCATCGTGCAGGCGCTGGAGATCATCGGCGACGCGGCGACCAAGCCGCTCGTCGTCCGCCTCGACGGCAACAACGTGGAGGAAGGCCGGCGGATCCTCGCCGAGCGCAACCACCCGCTCGTCACCGTCGTCGACACCATGGACAACGCGGCCGACAAGGCCGCCGAGCTCGCAGCAGCGGGGGTCTGA
- the purN gene encoding phosphoribosylglycinamide formyltransferase: protein MAGPRPADVPAPARQETTLNAAEPSILTLPVPARVVVLVSGSGTLLQALLDAAEGPDYPIEVVAVGADRDGIEGLARAERAGVPGFVVKLRDHADRAAWDVALTKAVAEHEPDLVVSAGFMKIIGDGFLARFGGRMLNTHPALLPAFPGAHPVRDAVDYGVHVTGATVHLVDAGVDTGPILAQEAVVVEPGDDADSLHERIKVVERRLLVDVVARLAREGCTVNGRKVSIP from the coding sequence ATGGCTGGTCCACGCCCGGCTGACGTTCCCGCACCGGCCCGCCAGGAGACCACGCTGAACGCCGCAGAACCCAGCATCCTCACGCTGCCCGTCCCCGCGAGGGTGGTCGTGCTCGTCTCGGGCTCCGGCACCCTCCTCCAGGCGCTGCTGGACGCCGCCGAGGGCCCGGACTACCCGATCGAAGTGGTCGCGGTCGGCGCCGACCGCGACGGCATCGAGGGCCTCGCCCGTGCCGAGCGCGCGGGCGTGCCGGGGTTCGTGGTGAAGCTGCGCGACCACGCCGACCGCGCGGCGTGGGACGTCGCGCTGACCAAGGCGGTCGCCGAGCACGAACCGGACCTGGTGGTCTCCGCCGGGTTCATGAAGATCATCGGTGACGGTTTCCTGGCCCGCTTCGGCGGCCGGATGCTGAACACCCACCCCGCACTGCTCCCCGCCTTCCCCGGCGCGCACCCCGTGCGCGACGCGGTGGACTACGGCGTCCACGTCACCGGCGCGACCGTGCACCTGGTCGACGCGGGCGTGGACACCGGGCCGATCCTGGCCCAGGAGGCGGTCGTGGTCGAACCCGGCGACGACGCCGACAGCCTGCACGAGCGCATCAAGGTGGTGGAGCGGCGACTGCTCGTCGACGTGGTCGCCCGCCTGGCCCGCGAGGGCTGCACCGTGAACGGACGAAAGGTGAGCATTCCGTGA
- a CDS encoding DNA polymerase Y family protein — MGGVRTLTVWCQDWPVVAAVAAAGLAVDVPAAVVVGNEVAHCSATARAEGVRRGQRKRAAQGRCPELVLFEDDPERDARLFEPVAAAVEELAPGIEVVRPGLVALPARGPVGFFGGAEAAAERLVDHVAAVAGVEAQVGIAGGLFAATLAAHRGVIVPEGCAVDFLAPLGIAELDQPAERLAGRAELVDLLRRLGLRTLGAFAAVPERDVASRFGGQAVLAHRLARGAEERAHGRRKVPVELSVTQVLDPPVDRVDAAAFVAKGLAERLHAGLVARGFACTRLGIRATTGNGEELSRVWRCAEPLTPQGISDRVRWQLDGWLTTTRLTSGVSVLRLDPEEVVGAAALQLGLLEQNLGNVADRAARALVRVQGLLGPEAVVTPVLGGGRGPADRVGFVPWGDERTPAADPGQPWPGRLPAPSPATVPADPAPVVVLDEAGADVGVTGRYELTAPPRRVLVGGRAREVRGWAGPWPVDERWWDARAAHRVARLQVLTVAGDGAEQAFLLVRVGGRWAVEGVYD; from the coding sequence GTGGGTGGCGTGCGGACGTTGACGGTGTGGTGCCAGGACTGGCCCGTGGTGGCGGCGGTGGCCGCCGCCGGGCTGGCCGTCGACGTGCCCGCGGCGGTGGTGGTGGGCAACGAGGTCGCGCACTGCTCGGCCACCGCGCGCGCCGAAGGGGTGCGCCGAGGGCAGCGGAAGCGGGCCGCGCAGGGGCGTTGTCCGGAGCTGGTGCTGTTCGAGGACGATCCGGAACGGGACGCGCGGCTGTTCGAACCCGTCGCCGCGGCCGTCGAGGAGCTGGCGCCGGGGATCGAGGTGGTGCGGCCGGGACTGGTGGCGCTGCCCGCCAGGGGGCCGGTCGGCTTCTTCGGCGGGGCCGAGGCCGCGGCCGAGCGGCTGGTCGACCACGTGGCCGCGGTGGCGGGCGTCGAGGCGCAGGTCGGGATCGCGGGCGGGCTGTTCGCGGCGACGCTGGCCGCGCACCGCGGGGTGATCGTGCCCGAGGGGTGCGCCGTGGACTTCCTGGCGCCGCTGGGGATCGCGGAGCTCGACCAGCCCGCCGAACGCCTCGCCGGGCGGGCCGAGCTGGTGGACCTGTTGCGGCGGTTGGGGTTGCGGACGCTCGGGGCGTTCGCGGCCGTGCCGGAACGGGACGTGGCGTCGCGGTTCGGCGGGCAGGCCGTGCTCGCGCACCGGTTGGCGCGCGGCGCCGAGGAACGGGCGCACGGGCGGCGGAAGGTGCCGGTGGAGCTGTCCGTGACGCAGGTGCTGGACCCGCCGGTCGACCGGGTCGACGCGGCCGCGTTCGTGGCGAAGGGGCTGGCCGAGCGGCTGCACGCCGGGCTGGTGGCGCGCGGGTTCGCCTGCACGCGGCTGGGGATCCGGGCGACGACCGGGAACGGCGAGGAGCTGTCGCGGGTGTGGCGGTGCGCCGAGCCGCTCACCCCGCAGGGGATCTCCGACCGGGTGCGGTGGCAGCTCGACGGGTGGCTGACGACCACGCGCCTCACGTCCGGCGTCAGCGTGCTGCGGCTGGACCCGGAGGAGGTCGTCGGCGCCGCCGCGTTGCAGCTGGGGCTGCTGGAACAGAACCTGGGGAACGTGGCCGACCGGGCCGCGCGGGCGCTGGTGCGCGTCCAGGGGCTGCTGGGGCCGGAGGCGGTCGTGACGCCGGTCCTCGGTGGCGGCCGCGGACCCGCGGACCGGGTCGGGTTCGTGCCCTGGGGCGACGAGCGGACGCCCGCGGCCGATCCGGGGCAGCCGTGGCCGGGGCGCCTGCCCGCGCCGTCACCGGCGACGGTGCCCGCGGACCCGGCGCCGGTCGTGGTGCTGGACGAGGCCGGTGCCGACGTCGGCGTGACCGGTCGGTACGAGCTGACCGCCCCGCCGCGGCGGGTGCTGGTCGGCGGCAGGGCGCGGGAGGTTCGGGGGTGGGCCGGACCGTGGCCCGTCGACGAGCGCTGGTGGGACGCGCGAGCGGCCCACCGGGTGGCACGGCTGCAGGTGCTGACCGTGGCCGGGGATGGTGCGGAGCAAGCGTTCCTGCTGGTTCGCGTGGGCGGCCGGTGGGCGGTGGAAGGGGTGTACGACTGA
- the sucD gene encoding succinate--CoA ligase subunit alpha, whose protein sequence is MAIFITKDSKVIVQGMTGGEGTKHTKRMLASGTNIVGGVNPRKAGEKVDFDGTVLPVFATVAEAIEATGANVTVIFVPPKFAKDAVIEAIDSGIGLAVVITEGIPVHDTAKFWAHAVATGNKTRIIGPNCPGLISPGLSNAGIIPANISGAGKVGLVSKSGTLTYQMMYELRDFGFSTAIGIGGDPIIGTTHIDALEAFEADPDTVAIVMIGEIGGDAEERAAAFIKDNVTKPVVGYVAGFTAPEGKTMGHAGAIVSGSAGTAQAKKEALEAAGVKVGKTPSETAALMREIMQSIG, encoded by the coding sequence ATGGCCATCTTCATCACCAAGGACAGCAAGGTCATCGTCCAGGGCATGACCGGCGGTGAGGGCACCAAGCACACCAAGCGCATGCTGGCGTCCGGCACGAACATCGTCGGTGGCGTGAACCCGCGCAAGGCTGGCGAGAAGGTCGACTTCGACGGCACCGTGCTCCCGGTCTTCGCGACCGTGGCCGAGGCCATCGAGGCCACCGGCGCCAACGTCACGGTGATCTTCGTCCCGCCGAAGTTCGCCAAGGACGCCGTCATCGAGGCGATCGACTCGGGCATCGGCCTCGCCGTCGTGATCACCGAGGGCATCCCGGTGCACGACACCGCGAAGTTCTGGGCGCACGCCGTCGCGACCGGCAACAAGACCCGCATCATCGGCCCGAACTGCCCCGGCCTCATCAGCCCCGGCCTGTCGAACGCGGGCATCATCCCCGCGAACATCTCCGGCGCGGGCAAGGTCGGCCTGGTGTCCAAGTCGGGCACCCTGACCTACCAGATGATGTACGAGCTGCGCGACTTCGGCTTCTCCACCGCCATCGGCATCGGCGGCGACCCGATCATCGGCACCACGCACATCGACGCCCTGGAGGCCTTCGAGGCCGACCCGGACACCGTCGCCATCGTGATGATCGGCGAGATCGGCGGCGACGCCGAAGAGCGCGCCGCGGCCTTCATCAAGGACAACGTCACCAAGCCCGTCGTGGGCTACGTGGCGGGCTTCACCGCCCCCGAGGGCAAGACCATGGGCCACGCCGGCGCCATCGTCTCCGGCTCCGCGGGCACCGCCCAGGCGAAGAAGGAGGCCCTCGAGGCCGCCGGTGTCAAGGTCGGCAAGACGCCGTCCGAGACCGCCGCCCTGATGCGGGAGATCATGCAGTCGATCGGCTGA
- the purH gene encoding bifunctional phosphoribosylaminoimidazolecarboxamide formyltransferase/IMP cyclohydrolase: MTTPAERRPVRRALIGVSDKSGLLELAAGLHAAGVEIVSTGGTAKALADAGIPVVPVEQVTGFPESLDGRVKTLHPGVHAGLLADTRRPEHVAQLDELGIKAFDLLVVNLYPFASTVASGASVDECVEQIDIGGPAMVRASAKNHASVAVVVDPTRYEWVLEQVAAGGFTLADRQLLALNAFRHTASYDVAVASWMGAALTSDDEGTGFPGWVGATWDRSNVLRYGENPHQKAALYTQGDGRTGLATAKQLHGKEMSYNNYLDGDAAWRAAWDHELPCVAIIKHANPCGIAVSTLEGAAAIAEAHRKAHACDPTSAFGGIIAANREVTVDMAEQVAEIFTEVVIAPSYADGAVDVLARKKNVRLLIAEPPVRQGVELRPVSGGLLLQGRDAVDAEGDDPAKWTLACGTPLDEEGLADLAFAWRSCRAVKSNAILLAKDGATVGVGMGQVNRVDAAQLAVTRAGERVKGAMAASDAFFPFPDGLQVLLDAGVRAVVQPGGSVRDAEVIAAAEAAGVTVYLTGTRHFAH; encoded by the coding sequence GTGACCACTCCTGCCGAGAGGCGACCGGTCCGCCGGGCCCTGATCGGGGTGTCCGACAAGTCGGGGCTGCTGGAACTGGCCGCCGGCCTGCACGCGGCCGGAGTCGAGATCGTCTCGACCGGCGGCACCGCGAAGGCGCTGGCCGACGCGGGGATCCCGGTCGTGCCGGTCGAGCAGGTGACCGGGTTCCCGGAAAGCCTGGACGGCCGCGTCAAGACGCTGCACCCCGGCGTGCACGCGGGCCTGCTCGCCGACACGCGGCGGCCCGAGCACGTGGCGCAGCTCGACGAGCTGGGCATCAAGGCGTTCGACCTGCTCGTGGTGAACCTGTACCCGTTCGCCTCGACCGTCGCGTCCGGCGCCTCGGTCGACGAGTGCGTGGAGCAGATCGACATCGGCGGGCCCGCGATGGTCCGCGCGTCGGCGAAGAACCACGCCAGCGTGGCCGTCGTCGTCGACCCGACCCGTTACGAGTGGGTGCTGGAGCAGGTCGCCGCGGGCGGGTTCACCCTGGCCGACCGGCAGCTGCTGGCGCTGAACGCCTTCCGCCACACCGCTTCCTACGACGTCGCCGTCGCCTCCTGGATGGGCGCCGCGCTCACCTCGGACGACGAGGGCACCGGGTTCCCCGGCTGGGTCGGCGCGACCTGGGACCGCTCGAACGTGCTGCGCTACGGCGAGAACCCGCACCAGAAGGCCGCGCTGTACACGCAGGGCGACGGCCGCACCGGGCTCGCGACGGCGAAGCAGTTGCACGGCAAGGAGATGTCGTACAACAACTACCTCGACGGCGACGCCGCGTGGCGCGCAGCCTGGGACCACGAGCTGCCCTGCGTCGCGATCATCAAGCACGCCAACCCGTGCGGCATCGCGGTGTCCACCCTGGAGGGCGCCGCGGCCATCGCCGAGGCGCACCGCAAGGCGCACGCGTGCGACCCGACGAGCGCGTTCGGCGGGATCATCGCGGCCAACCGCGAGGTCACCGTGGACATGGCCGAGCAGGTCGCGGAGATCTTCACCGAGGTCGTGATCGCCCCGTCGTACGCCGACGGCGCGGTGGACGTGCTGGCGCGCAAGAAGAACGTCCGCCTCCTGATCGCCGAGCCGCCGGTGCGGCAGGGCGTGGAGCTGCGGCCGGTGTCCGGTGGCCTGCTGCTCCAGGGCAGGGACGCCGTCGACGCCGAGGGCGACGACCCGGCCAAGTGGACGCTCGCCTGCGGCACGCCGCTGGACGAGGAGGGCCTGGCCGACCTCGCGTTCGCGTGGCGCTCCTGCCGCGCGGTCAAGTCGAACGCGATCCTGCTGGCCAAGGACGGCGCCACGGTCGGCGTCGGCATGGGGCAGGTCAACCGGGTCGACGCCGCGCAGCTCGCGGTGACCCGCGCGGGTGAACGGGTCAAGGGCGCGATGGCGGCCTCCGACGCGTTCTTCCCGTTCCCGGACGGCCTCCAGGTGCTGCTCGACGCCGGTGTGCGCGCGGTCGTGCAGCCCGGCGGCTCGGTCCGCGACGCCGAGGTCATCGCGGCCGCCGAGGCCGCGGGCGTGACGGTGTACCTCACGGGCACGCGGCACTTCGCGCACTAG
- a CDS encoding DUF5336 domain-containing protein: protein MSVPYGAPQQQPGAPGPAQPAMGLNLGFLLPLVAAGLALIAFLLAFADDVAFSGVIEFMYAAGVLAGLSVLPKAPRLLWAAAPLTVVPTLAILQGMIKGSGSVQGMQIVLFIVSLLQTAAVIAALLAEVGILKLEPKPANPYGQPGGWNPPTGGFPPQGQQHPQQQQQYGQQPQQAQQQPPTGGFGAPVQPQQPGAQGPGPTTYLSQPGQFGGQQAPPNTPPGGFGGPPQQS, encoded by the coding sequence ATGTCCGTCCCGTACGGCGCCCCTCAGCAACAACCGGGTGCTCCCGGTCCGGCGCAGCCGGCGATGGGCCTCAACCTGGGCTTCTTGCTCCCGCTCGTCGCGGCCGGCCTGGCTTTGATCGCATTCCTGCTCGCTTTCGCGGACGACGTGGCGTTCTCGGGTGTCATCGAGTTCATGTACGCCGCCGGTGTGCTCGCGGGGCTGTCGGTGCTGCCGAAGGCGCCTCGGCTGCTGTGGGCGGCGGCGCCGCTGACCGTCGTGCCGACGTTGGCGATCCTCCAGGGGATGATCAAGGGTTCCGGTTCCGTCCAGGGCATGCAGATCGTGCTGTTCATCGTGTCGCTGCTGCAGACCGCGGCGGTCATCGCGGCACTGCTGGCCGAGGTGGGCATCCTGAAGCTGGAGCCGAAGCCAGCGAACCCGTACGGCCAGCCGGGTGGCTGGAACCCGCCGACCGGTGGTTTCCCGCCCCAGGGCCAGCAGCACCCGCAGCAGCAACAGCAGTACGGCCAGCAGCCGCAGCAGGCCCAGCAGCAGCCCCCGACCGGCGGTTTCGGCGCGCCGGTCCAGCCGCAGCAGCCCGGCGCGCAGGGCCCCGGTCCGACGACGTACCTGTCGCAGCCCGGCCAGTTCGGTGGGCAGCAGGCGCCGCCGAACACGCCGCCCGGCGGCTTCGGCGGTCCGCCGCAGCAGAGCTGA
- a CDS encoding cobalamin B12-binding domain-containing protein, producing the protein MSGRIRVVVAKPGLDGHDRGAKVVARALRDAGMEVVYTGLHQTPEQVVQTALQEDADAVGLSVLSGAHMTLFARVIELLKEKGAEDVVVFGGGIVPEEDMPALTEMGVAKIFTPGATTTEIVDWVRAHVAQPV; encoded by the coding sequence ATGAGCGGTCGGATCCGCGTGGTCGTTGCCAAACCGGGGCTCGACGGCCACGACCGGGGTGCCAAGGTCGTGGCGCGCGCGCTGCGCGACGCGGGCATGGAGGTCGTCTACACCGGACTCCACCAGACACCCGAACAGGTGGTGCAGACCGCTCTCCAGGAGGACGCCGACGCGGTCGGCCTGTCCGTTCTCTCCGGCGCGCACATGACCCTGTTCGCGCGGGTCATCGAGCTGCTCAAGGAGAAGGGCGCCGAGGACGTCGTGGTGTTCGGCGGCGGGATCGTGCCCGAGGAGGACATGCCCGCGCTCACCGAGATGGGCGTGGCCAAGATCTTCACCCCCGGCGCGACCACGACGGAGATCGTCGACTGGGTCCGCGCGCACGTCGCGCAGCCGGTCTGA